The proteins below come from a single Ailuropoda melanoleuca isolate Jingjing chromosome 1, ASM200744v2, whole genome shotgun sequence genomic window:
- the INHBA gene encoding inhibin beta A chain — protein MPLLWLRGFLLASCWIIVRSSPTPGSEGHGAAPDCPSCALAALPKDVPNSQPEMVEAVKKHILNMLHLKKRPEVIQPVPKAALLNAIRKLHVGKVGENGYVEIEDDIGRRAEMNELMEQTSEIITFAESGTARKTLHFEISKEGSDLSVVERAEVWLFLKVPKANRTRTKVTIRLLQKQPQGSVDAGEEAEEMGSTEERNEVLISEKVVDARKSTWHIFPVSSSIQRLLDQGKSSLDVRIACEQCHETGASLVLLGKKKKKGEEGDAKKKDGGDGGAGGDEDKEQSHRPFLMLQARQSEDHPHRRRRRGLECDGKVNICCKKQFFVSFKDIGWNDWIIAPSGYHANYCEGECPSHIAGTSGSSLSFHSTVINHYRMRGHSPFANLKSCCVPTKLRPMSMLYYDDGQNIIKKDIQNMIVEECGCS, from the exons ATGCCCTTGCTTTGGCTGAGAGGATTTTTGTTGGCGAGTTGCTGGATTATAGTGAGGAGTTCCCCCACCCCGGGATCCGAGGGGCACGGCGCAGCCCCCGACTGCCCGTCCTGCGCGCTGGCCGCCCTCCCAAAGGATGTACCCAACTCTCAGCCGGAGATGGTGGAGGCCGTCAAGAAGCACATTTTAAACATGCTGCACTTGAAGAAGAGACCCGAAGTCATCCAGCCGGTGCCCAAGGCGGCGCTTCTGAACGCCATCCGAAAGCTTCATGTGGGCAAAGTGGGGGAGAACGGGTACGTAGAGATAGAGGATGACATCGGCAGGAGGGCAGAAATGAATGAACTCATGGAGCAGACCTCGGAGATCATCACGTTCGCAGAATCAG GCACAGCCAGGAAAACCCTGCACTTTGAGATTTCCAAAGAAGGCAGTGACCTGTCGGTGGTGGAGCGGGCCGAGGTCTGGCTCTTCCTCAAAGTCCCCAAGGCCAACAGGACCAGGACCAAAGTCACCATCCGGCTCCTGCAGAAGCAGCCCCAGGGCAGCGTGGACgcaggggaggaggctgaggagaTGGGCTCCACCGAGGAGAGGAACGAAGTGTTGATATCGGAAAAGGTGGTGGATGCACGGAAAAGCACCTGGCACATCTTCCCTGTCTCCAGCAGCATCCAGCGGTTGCTGGACCAAGGCAAGAGCTCCCTGGACGTTCGGATTGCCTGTGAGCAGTGCCACGAGACGGGTGCCAGCCTGGTGCTCCTCggcaagaagaagaagaagggcgAGGAGGGGGACGCGAAGAAGAAGGACGGAGGAGacggaggggcagggggagacgAGGACAAGGAGCAGTCCCACAGACCTTTCCTCATGCTGCAGGCCCGCCAGTCGGAAGATCACCCTCATCGACGGCGGAGGCGGGGCTTGGAGTGTGATGGCAAGGTCAACATCTGCTGTAAGAAACAGTTCTTTGTTAGTTTCAAGGACATTGGCTGGAATGACTGGATCATCGCTCCCTCCGGCTATCATGCCAACTACTGCGAGGGCGAGTGCCCGAGCCACATAGCAGGCACGTCGGGCTCCTCGCTCTCCTTTCACTCGACCGTCATCAACCACTACCGCATGAGGGGGCACAGCCCCTTCGCCAACCTCAAGTCGTGCTGTGTGCCCACCAAGCTGAGACCCATGTCCATGCTGTACTATGATGATGGGCAAAACATCATCAAAAAGGACATTCAGAACATGATAGTGGAGGAGTGTGGGTGCTCATAG